From Salarias fasciatus chromosome 12, fSalaFa1.1, whole genome shotgun sequence, the proteins below share one genomic window:
- the erlin2 gene encoding erlin-2 — translation MAQWGAIFSIIAALGGAALLASVHKIDEGHTGVYYRGGALLTSTSGPGFHLMLPFITTYKSVQTTLQTDEVKNVPCGTSGGVMIYFDRIEVVNYLVPSAVYDIVRNFTADYDKALIFNKVHHELNQFCSVHSLQEVYIGLFDQIDENLKLTLQEDLTSMAPGLIIQAVRVTKPNIPESIRRNYELMESEKTKLLISQQTQKVVEKEAETERIKAVIEAEKVAQVAEIKFGQKVMEKETEKKISEIEDGAFLARQKAKADAEFYTAQRTAEANKLKLTPEYLQLMKYKAIAANSKIYFGNDIPHMFVDSAGSPVKASAAVDMVTEQILDVD, via the exons ATGGCACAGTGGGGTGCCATATTCTCCATAATCGCTGCTCTGGGAGGCGCTGCGCTGTTAGCCTCTGTGCACAAGATCGACGAGGGACACACCGGAGTTTACTACAG GGGAGGGGCTCTTCTCACCTCCACCAGTGGTCCTGGTTTCCATTTAATGCTTCCGTTCATCACTACGTACAAATCCGTTCAG ACGACGCTGCAGACGGACGAGGTGAAGAACGTACCATGCGGCACCAG TGGAGGCGTGATGATCTACTTTGATCGCATAGAGGTGGTGAACTACCTCGTTCCTTCTGCAG TGTACGACATCGTGAGGAACTTCACCGCAGACTACGACAAAGCCTTGATATTCAACAAAGTTCACCACGAGCTCAACCAGTTCTGCAGCGTTCACTCTCTGCAGGAGGTCTACATCGGCCTGTTCG ACCAGATCGATGAAAACCTGAAGCTGACGCTGCAGGAGGACCTCACCTCCATGGCCCCGGGCCTCATCATCCAG GCGGTTCGCGTCACAAAGCCAAACATCCCAGAGAGCATTCGCAGGAACTACGAACTCAT GGAGAGCGAGAAGACGAAGCTGCTCATCTCCCAGCAGACGCAGAAGGTGGTGGAGAAGGAAGCGGAGACGGAGAGGATAAAGGCCGTGATCG AGGCTGAAAAAGTGGCTCAAGTGGCAGAGATCAAGTTCGGGCAGAAAGTGATGGAAAAAGAAACGGAAAAGAAGATCTCAGAGATCGAAG acGGAGCGTTCCTGGCCCGGCAGAAAGCCAAAGCAGACGCAGAGTTCTACACGGCGCAGAGAACCGCCGAGGCCAACAAG CTCAAACTGACCCCGGAGTACCTGCAGCTGATGAAGTACAAGGCCATCGCCGCCAACAGCAAGATCTACTTCGGGAACGACATCCCCCACATGTTCGTGGACTCCGCAGGGAGCCCCGTCAAGGCCTCCGCCGCCGTGGACATGGTCACCGAGCAGATCCTGGACGTGGATTAG